Within the Planctomycetota bacterium genome, the region CCCCATGCCCCCGCGCGCGCCCGGACGAAACCATCCAGCGGTTCGTCGAGGAGAAGGTGCTGGGGACCGGCCAGCGGTGTTTCCTCGTGACCGACGGGGAGGCGCTCCTGGGGCTGGCGACCCTGCATGAACTGCGGTCCGTCCCGCGGGAGGCGTGGTCGCGGACGACGCTGGCGGAGGTCATGGTGCCCGTGGACCGCGTGGAGAAAGTGGCCCCCGCGGAGCCTCTCGCCCGGGTCCTCGAACGGATGGAAGAGCGCGGCGTCAATCAGCTCCCCGTCGTCGAGGCCGGCACGCTCCAGGGTCTGGTGACGCGCGAAGACGTTCTGCGGATTCTGGCGACGGACCTCGAACTGACCGCGTCGTAAAGCTTCCCGGAGGCGTTCACGCCCGCGGCCGGGGCACGGAAACCCGCTCGAGCGCGGCGCGCGCCTCGCCGTGCGGGGCGTTCCAGTAGCGGCAAAGGATCTCCGCCAATCCCCGCAGCTCGTCGAATCCCACCGGCTTGACGAGGTACGCGAGCGCGCCGAGCTCGTAGGCCCGGATCACGTCGCCCGTCTCGGTGGACGACGTGAGCACGATCACCGGCAAGTCCCGCAACCGGGAATCCCGGCGTATCCATTCGAGCACCTCGAAGCCGGACCTCTTCGGGAGCTTCAAATCCAGAAGCACGAACTCCGGCAGAGGAAAGGACGCTCGATCGGCGAAAGCGCCCTGCCCGGCCAGGTAGGTCACGGCCTCCAAACCGTCGCGGACCACCTGGAGCGGCGCCGGCGCGGACACCTTCCGGAAGGCGCGTTCCAGCAGGAGTACGTCCGTCTCGTTGTCTTCAACCAGCAGGATCGGTTTGCGCGGCGGCGTCAAATGGGCTTGCCTGGGAACCAGGCCTCGCCTCCATTTGAGCCGCCGCCGCCCCTCGTGTCAACGGCATGTTGCCGCGCCGCGCGCTTTCCGGCAGGTAGAGCGTGAAGGTGGAGCCCCGGCCGGGCTCGCTTTCGAGCCTGATTTCCCCGCCCAGGAGCCTGGCCAGCTCGCGCGAGATCGAAAGTCCCAGGCCCGTGCCGCCGTACGTGCGGCTGGTGGAGGTGTCGGCCTGCTGGAAGGGCTCGAAGATGATCTGGTGCTTGTCCGGCGGGATCCCGATGCCCGTGTCCTTGACCGTGAAGAAGAACGTCCGATCCGCCGGATTGAGAGCGGCCACGCCCATCCGAAGCTCGACCCTCCCCGCGGGGGTGAACTTGAAGGCGTTCGAAAGCAGGTTCCGCAGGATCTGCTGCACCCGCCTGGAGTCCGTCTCGAAGGAGGCGGGCAGCCCGGCGTCGAGCGCGATTTCGAACTCGAGCTTCCGCTGAACGGCGATCGGGCGGAAACAGGCGTCCAGGGAATCCCGCAGGTCCTCGAACCGCACCGGGCCGACGTCCACGGAGATGGCGCCGGACTCCATGGCGGAGAAATCCAGAAGGTCGTTGACCAGCGCCAGGAGATCCGTGCCGACCGCGTGGATCATGCGGGCGTGGTCCACCTGCCGGGGAGTGAGGTTGCCTTCGGCGTTCCGGGCGAACTGCTGGGAAAGAATGAGCAGCGAGTTCAGCGGCGCGCGCAGCTCGTGAGCCGCCACGGCCAGAAAGTCCGTCTTGCCCCTCGGGACCGGAGCCGGCCGCTCGGTTTTCCCGGAACGCTCCGGGTTCTTCCGCCGCCCGCCGATCGCGGCCCGCGACCGCCCCAGGAGAGCCGCGGCGAGAACGACGCCAAGAAGCTCCTCGCCGCTCTGGAACATCCCCTGGAGCCGCCTCAAAGGCGCCCTCCAGCGGCCGCGACCGGCGCTCTGGGCGACCGCCCGGATCAGCCGGACGGTCTCCCGGGCCGGGCGGGCGAGAGCGCCAAGGAGATCGTTGAGCGCGACCGCCCACGCGCCGGGAAGCCGCACACGCGCCGACACCCCTCTTTTTCGGCCCCCAAGGCGCCCGGCGCGGTCGAACTCCGCGGCCGTCGCCTTCTGCAGATCCAGGAGGCGGTTGAGAACGTGCGCGATCCCCGCATCCCGCCGTCCCGCCCCGGCGGCCGCCGAGACGCCTTCCCACTCGACCGCAGTGCACCCGCTCGGCGGCGCTCCGAATTCCGCGAACGGGCGGATCCCCCGGCGGGGTCCGCTCGCATGAACGGCTTTCCTCGAGGCGATGCCTCCCATCCTCCCAACTCCCCCTTTGCGCGGCCTTGAAACCGCCGGAGACATCGTTCATCAGGAATCGCTCCCGCCGGCGGTATCACTTTAATGGATAAAGAGCCCCGAACCGGCGATTTGTTATGCGCAAAACGCGTAAATTCTTTCGGCTCAGCTTCCGTCCTGAAGCGGCCGGACCCAGTCGGCGGGGCCGCCCCGGGCCAGGTCCGCTCCGGGATCCACAAGGAGGCTCGCCGGGCGCCCGTTGAGCGACACCCAGACCTCGCCCCGCACCCGCACCTCGCGCCCCTCGCCGCGGAACCGGAGGCGCACGATGCGGGCGAACGCCCCGAGGAGATCCGGCTGCGACCGCATTTGCCGCGCCTGCGCGGGCGTCAGATAGTCTTCCACCCGTACCGGCAGGCGCTCCCCCGTGGCCACGTCCTCCGCCCAGAAGCGCGCTTCCGCCCCCTTTTCGATCAGCATCACCCGCCAGGAAAAGC harbors:
- a CDS encoding response regulator; amino-acid sequence: MTPPRKPILLVEDNETDVLLLERAFRKVSAPAPLQVVRDGLEAVTYLAGQGAFADRASFPLPEFVLLDLKLPKRSGFEVLEWIRRDSRLRDLPVIVLTSSTETGDVIRAYELGALAYLVKPVGFDELRGLAEILCRYWNAPHGEARAALERVSVPRPRA
- a CDS encoding ATP-binding protein, with the protein product MGGIASRKAVHASGPRRGIRPFAEFGAPPSGCTAVEWEGVSAAAGAGRRDAGIAHVLNRLLDLQKATAAEFDRAGRLGGRKRGVSARVRLPGAWAVALNDLLGALARPARETVRLIRAVAQSAGRGRWRAPLRRLQGMFQSGEELLGVVLAAALLGRSRAAIGGRRKNPERSGKTERPAPVPRGKTDFLAVAAHELRAPLNSLLILSQQFARNAEGNLTPRQVDHARMIHAVGTDLLALVNDLLDFSAMESGAISVDVGPVRFEDLRDSLDACFRPIAVQRKLEFEIALDAGLPASFETDSRRVQQILRNLLSNAFKFTPAGRVELRMGVAALNPADRTFFFTVKDTGIGIPPDKHQIIFEPFQQADTSTSRTYGGTGLGLSISRELARLLGGEIRLESEPGRGSTFTLYLPESARRGNMPLTRGAAAAQMEARPGSQASPFDAAAQTDPAG